In Myotis daubentonii chromosome 16, mMyoDau2.1, whole genome shotgun sequence, one DNA window encodes the following:
- the CCT6B gene encoding T-complex protein 1 subunit zeta-2 isoform X6: MRCPRAAGCAADQLGSEGHHENGLHPRIIAEGFEAAKKKALDVLEEIKIKKEMKRDILLEVARTSLQTKVHAELAEVLIEAVVDSVLAITRPGYPIDLFMVEIMEMKHKSETDTKLIRGLVLDHGARHPEMKKRVEDAYILICNVSLEYEKTEVSSGFFYKTAQEKEKLVKAERKFIDDRVQKIIDLKEKVCAHSNKGFVVINQKGIDPLSLDALAKHDIVALRRAKRRNMERLTLACGGIALNSLEDLSVDCLGHAGLVHEYALGEEKFTFVEDCVNPRSVTLLVKGPNKHTLTQIKDAVRDGLRAIRNAIEDGCVVPGAGAVEVAIAEALMKYKHSIKGRARLGVQAFADALLIIPKVLAQNSGYDPQETLVKVQAEHLESEQPVGIDLNTGEPMVAADAGVWDNYCVKKQLLHSCTVIAANILLVDEIMRAGMSSLKG; this comes from the exons GGCTTGCACCCTAGAATAATAGCTGAAGGGTTTGAAGCTGCAAAGAAGAAAGCACTTGATGTTttggaagaaattaaaattaaaaaagagatgaaaagagaTATCCTCTTAGAGGTGGCTAGAACATCCCTACAAACTAAAGTTCATGCTGAACTGGCTGAAGTGTTAATAGAG GCCGTGGTGGATTCTGTGTTGGCTATTACAAGACCGGGTTATCCTATTGATCTCTTCATGGTAGAAATCATGGAGATGAAGCACAAATCAGAAACAGATACAAA gtTAATCAGAGGATTAGTTTTGGATCATGGTGCCCGTCACCCAGAAATGAAGAAGCGAGTAGAAGATGCATATATCCTTATTTGCAATGTATCACTAGAATATGAAAAAAC agaggtGAGCTCTGGTTTCTTTTATAAGACTgctcaagaaaaagagaaattggtaaaagctgaaagaaaatttattgatgatagagTACAAAAAATAATAGACCTGAAAGAAAAAGTCTGTGCTCATTCCAACAAAGGATTTGTTGTTATTAATCAAAAG GGAATTGATCCATTGTCCTTAGATGCGCTTGCAAAACATGATATAGTAGCTCTTCGtagagcaaaaagaagaaatatggaAAG ACTCACTCTTGCTTGTGGTGGAATAGCTTTGAATTCTCTTGAAGACCTCAGTGTAGATTGCTTGGGACATGCTGGTCTTGTACACGAATATGCATTA GGTGAAGAAAAGTTCACTTTTGTTGAGGACTGTGTTAACCCTCGCTCTGTCACTTTGTTGGTTAAGGGACCAAATAAGCATACTCTCACACAAATCAAGGATGCTGTAAGGGATGGACTTCGTGCCATCAGAAATGCCATTGAAGATG GTTGTGTGGTTCCAGGAGCTGGTGCAGTTGAAGTGGCAATAGCTGAAGCTCTTATGAAGTACAAGCACAGTATAAAAGGAAGAGCTCGCCTTGGAGTCCAAGCTTTTGCTGATGCCTTACTCATTATTCCTAAG gTTCTTGCTCAGAATTCTGGTTATGACCCTCAGGAAACACTAGTAAAAGTTCAGGCTGAGCATTTAGAGTCAGAACAACCTGTTGGTATTGATTTGAATACag GCGAGCCAATGGTAGCTGCAGATGCAGGAGTTTGGGATAATTATTGTGTGAAAAAACAACTCCTTCACTCTTG CACAGTGATTGCTGCGAACATTCTCCTGGTTGATGAAATTATGCGAGCTGGTATGTCTTCTCTCAAAGGGTGA